In Bacteroidales bacterium, a single genomic region encodes these proteins:
- a CDS encoding YegP family protein, whose amino-acid sequence MGTFQIRKKNNGGFQFNLKANDGQIILMSEDYPLKVSCIDGIQSVKRFAMSDRQFDKKTSVNGKYYFNLKSDNGKILGVSEMYETEKSMYYGIESVKIHAPTAPLEDLT is encoded by the coding sequence ATGGGTACATTTCAAATCAGAAAGAAAAATAACGGAGGGTTCCAGTTTAACCTGAAGGCTAACGACGGACAGATCATCCTGATGAGCGAGGATTATCCGCTCAAAGTTTCATGCATTGACGGAATACAGTCAGTAAAACGTTTTGCAATGTCGGACCGCCAGTTCGATAAGAAAACATCTGTCAACGGTAAATATTATTTCAACTTAAAATCCGATAATGGAAAAATTCTTGGTGTAAGTGAAATGTATGAAACCGAAAAATCCATGTATTATGGCATTGAATCGGTAAAGATCCATGCACCGACAGCACCATTGGAAGATTTAACGTAA
- a CDS encoding GNAT family N-acetyltransferase: protein MDSKFTLREWKLSDKESLAENANNIKIWNNVRDSFPFPYTIEDGEQFIKMVAAKPKPLTDLTIEINGKAVGGIGIVLNPDVERIAAEIGYWLGENYWNRGIMTNVVKEMVGYSFSHFSIRKLYAPVFEFNTASQRVLEKAGFEKEAVLKQSAIKNNVVIDLHYYVLIKT from the coding sequence ATGGACAGTAAATTTACATTAAGAGAATGGAAATTATCGGATAAAGAATCACTTGCCGAAAATGCGAACAATATAAAAATCTGGAACAACGTGAGGGATTCCTTCCCTTTTCCATACACCATTGAAGACGGAGAACAATTCATAAAAATGGTAGCTGCCAAACCGAAACCTTTGACGGATTTGACAATAGAGATAAATGGAAAAGCTGTTGGTGGAATCGGAATAGTATTGAACCCGGATGTAGAAAGAATCGCTGCAGAAATAGGTTACTGGCTCGGAGAAAACTATTGGAACCGGGGAATCATGACAAACGTTGTGAAGGAAATGGTCGGTTATTCCTTTTCACATTTTTCGATCAGAAAACTTTATGCTCCTGTTTTTGAATTTAATACGGCTTCCCAAAGAGTTTTGGAAAAGGCTGGTTTTGAGAAGGAAGCGGTATTAAAACAATCAGCGATAAAGAATAATGTGGTGATAGATTTACATTATTATGTCTTGATCAAGACATAA